One genomic window of Silurus meridionalis isolate SWU-2019-XX chromosome 22, ASM1480568v1, whole genome shotgun sequence includes the following:
- the LOC124376305 gene encoding uncharacterized protein LOC124376305 isoform X1, which translates to MAVCVLLSVLFVGLYGQYLCTESCVKPVFTPETLMVQFGDPAEVNCSIPNKPDGEFILGWESKSSQPSTNTETSVMWKVDKLVEWEEAGGVRCFFSGKDSQCDTNLNLTIYKEPDSVNLSSVSDVWVEGDQTELRCEVKNVGPGCNLSVRWSRADPKQNTFTQFNETFFPELKQEMKNVSRTAVLHVTPSREDDGVQYQCTAVLHLHQTLVFPSGDHHQCTL; encoded by the exons ATggcagtgtgtgttttactcaGCGTACTGTTTGTGGGATTGTATGGACAATATTTATGCACAG AATCCTGTGTGAAGCCTGTTTTCACACCGGAGACTCTGATGGTGCAGTTTGGAGATCCTGCTGAAGTGAACTGCTCCATACCAAACAAACCTGATGGAGAATTCATACTGGGGTGGGAATCTAAATCATCACAACCAAGTACAAACACTGAGACGAGTGTGATGTGGAAGGTGGACAAGCTGGTGGAATGGGAGGAGGCTGGAGGAGTTCGATGTTTCTTCAGTGGAAAAGATTCTCAGTGTGACACTAATTTAAATCTCACCATTTACA aggaGCCAGACAGTGTTAATCTAAGCTCTGTATCTGATGTGTGGGTTGAAGGAGATCAGACAGAGCTGAGGTGTGAGGTTAAAAATGTTGGTCCTGGATGTAACCTCAGTGTACGCTGGAGCAGAGCAGATCCCAAacaaaacactttcacacagttCAATGAAACGTTCTTCCCAGAGTTGAAACAAGAGATGAAGAACGTGAGCAGAACCGCAGTCTTACACGTGACCCCCAGCCGTGAAGATGATGGAGTGCAGTATCAGTGTACAGCTGTGCTGCATCTCCACCAAACACTCGTGTTCCCATCTGGCGATCACCATCAGTGTACACT ataa
- the LOC124376305 gene encoding uncharacterized protein LOC124376305 isoform X3, whose protein sequence is MRESCVKPVFTPETLMVQFGDPAEVNCSIPNKPDGEFILGWESKSSQPSTNTETSVMWKVDKLVEWEEAGGVRCFFSGKDSQCDTNLNLTIYKEPDSVNLSSVSDVWVEGDQTELRCEVKNVGPGCNLSVRWSRADPKQNTFTQFNETFFPELKQEMKNVSRTAVLHVTPSREDDGVQYQCTAVLHLHQTLVFPSGDHHQCTL, encoded by the exons atgagag AATCCTGTGTGAAGCCTGTTTTCACACCGGAGACTCTGATGGTGCAGTTTGGAGATCCTGCTGAAGTGAACTGCTCCATACCAAACAAACCTGATGGAGAATTCATACTGGGGTGGGAATCTAAATCATCACAACCAAGTACAAACACTGAGACGAGTGTGATGTGGAAGGTGGACAAGCTGGTGGAATGGGAGGAGGCTGGAGGAGTTCGATGTTTCTTCAGTGGAAAAGATTCTCAGTGTGACACTAATTTAAATCTCACCATTTACA aggaGCCAGACAGTGTTAATCTAAGCTCTGTATCTGATGTGTGGGTTGAAGGAGATCAGACAGAGCTGAGGTGTGAGGTTAAAAATGTTGGTCCTGGATGTAACCTCAGTGTACGCTGGAGCAGAGCAGATCCCAAacaaaacactttcacacagttCAATGAAACGTTCTTCCCAGAGTTGAAACAAGAGATGAAGAACGTGAGCAGAACCGCAGTCTTACACGTGACCCCCAGCCGTGAAGATGATGGAGTGCAGTATCAGTGTACAGCTGTGCTGCATCTCCACCAAACACTCGTGTTCCCATCTGGCGATCACCATCAGTGTACACT ataa
- the LOC124376305 gene encoding uncharacterized protein LOC124376305 isoform X2, which produces MRQLQESCVKPVFTPETLMVQFGDPAEVNCSIPNKPDGEFILGWESKSSQPSTNTETSVMWKVDKLVEWEEAGGVRCFFSGKDSQCDTNLNLTIYKEPDSVNLSSVSDVWVEGDQTELRCEVKNVGPGCNLSVRWSRADPKQNTFTQFNETFFPELKQEMKNVSRTAVLHVTPSREDDGVQYQCTAVLHLHQTLVFPSGDHHQCTL; this is translated from the exons ATGAGACAGCTGCAGG AATCCTGTGTGAAGCCTGTTTTCACACCGGAGACTCTGATGGTGCAGTTTGGAGATCCTGCTGAAGTGAACTGCTCCATACCAAACAAACCTGATGGAGAATTCATACTGGGGTGGGAATCTAAATCATCACAACCAAGTACAAACACTGAGACGAGTGTGATGTGGAAGGTGGACAAGCTGGTGGAATGGGAGGAGGCTGGAGGAGTTCGATGTTTCTTCAGTGGAAAAGATTCTCAGTGTGACACTAATTTAAATCTCACCATTTACA aggaGCCAGACAGTGTTAATCTAAGCTCTGTATCTGATGTGTGGGTTGAAGGAGATCAGACAGAGCTGAGGTGTGAGGTTAAAAATGTTGGTCCTGGATGTAACCTCAGTGTACGCTGGAGCAGAGCAGATCCCAAacaaaacactttcacacagttCAATGAAACGTTCTTCCCAGAGTTGAAACAAGAGATGAAGAACGTGAGCAGAACCGCAGTCTTACACGTGACCCCCAGCCGTGAAGATGATGGAGTGCAGTATCAGTGTACAGCTGTGCTGCATCTCCACCAAACACTCGTGTTCCCATCTGGCGATCACCATCAGTGTACACT ataa
- the LOC124376349 gene encoding protein amalgam-like: protein MVQFGDPAEVNCSIPNKPDGEFILGWKSKSSRPSTNTETSVMWKVDKLVEWEEAGGVRCFFSGKDSQCDTNLNLTIYKEPDSVNLSSVSDVWVEGDQTELRCEVKNVGPGCNLSVRWSRADPKQNTFTQFNETFFPELKQEMKNVSRTAVLHVTPSREDDGVQYQCTAVLHLHQTLVFPSGDHHQYKPNIIEPLDSTVTVSEGENLTLTCSAHGNPLPHYCWTLANSTTISNSSTIIIRSIHPEKQGQYTCTAYNHLGKHTKKVRVTVEVKVKAGQPPLISVWGVVTLLAVTTML from the exons ATGGTGCAGTTTGGAGATCCTGCTGAAGTAAACTGCTCCATACCAAACAAACCTGATGGAGAATTCATACTGGGATGGAAATCTAAATCATCACGACCAAGTACAAACACTGAGACGAGTGTGATGTGGAAGGTGGACAAGCTGGTGGAATGGGAGGAGGCTGGAGGAGTTCGATGTTTCTTCAGTGGAAAAGATTCTCAGTGTGACACTAATTTAAATCTCACCATTTACA aggaGCCAGACAGTGTTAATCTAAGCTCTGTATCTGATGTGTGGGTTGAAGGAGATCAGACAGAGCTGAGGTGTGAGGTTAAAAATGTTGGTCCTGGATGTAACCTCAGTGTACGCTGGAGCAGAGCAGATCCCAAacaaaacactttcacacagttCAATGAAACGTTCTTCCCAGAGTTGAAACAAGAGATGAAGAACGTGAGCAGAACCGCAGTCTTACACGTGACCCCCAGCCGTGAAGATGATGGAGTGCAGTATCAGTGTACAGCTGTGCTGCATCTCCACCAAACACTCGTGTTCCCATCTGGCGATCACCATCAGT ataaACCAAACATTATAGAGCCATTAGATTCTACAGTAACAGTAAGTGAAGGTGAAAATCTGACGCTGACCTGCTCAGCCCATGGAAACCCCCTCCCTCATTATTGCTGGACATTAGCTAATAGCACAACCATCTCAAACtcctccaccatcatcatcaggaGCATTCATCCAGAAAAGCAGGGTCAGTACACCTGCACTGCTTACAATCACCTGGGCAAACACACTAAGAAGGTGAGAGTGACCGTGGAAGTAAAAGTTAAAG